One part of the Parabacteroides distasonis ATCC 8503 genome encodes these proteins:
- a CDS encoding RNA polymerase sigma factor produces MEQEQFKKEILPLREKLFLYYARRLLDNPEDAEDVMQEVFLKLWYMRGELDYYNNVMALSVQITKHLCLNRMKVRERTEGEAGEQFFICDASTPYTQLEQKDSLEHVMRLINKLPGLQQTILRMKHVDGFEVEEIAGLTGSTPEAVRMNLSRARKRVREQFFKMQTL; encoded by the coding sequence ATGGAACAAGAACAGTTTAAAAAAGAGATATTGCCTTTGCGGGAGAAACTATTCCTTTATTATGCGAGAAGGCTGCTGGATAACCCGGAGGATGCCGAGGATGTCATGCAGGAAGTCTTTTTGAAGCTGTGGTATATGCGTGGCGAGTTGGACTATTATAATAATGTAATGGCCTTGTCCGTACAAATCACCAAGCACCTTTGCCTAAACCGGATGAAAGTCCGTGAACGCACGGAAGGTGAGGCGGGCGAACAATTCTTTATCTGCGATGCTTCCACGCCTTATACCCAGCTGGAACAAAAAGACAGTTTGGAGCATGTAATGCGGCTTATCAATAAACTACCGGGACTTCAACAGACCATTCTTCGCATGAAACACGTGGATGGTTTCGAGGTGGAGGAAATCGCCGGGTTGACCGGAAGTACCCCCGAGGCGGTACGTATGAATCTTTCCCGTGCCCGTAAACGGGTGAGAGAGCAATTCTTTAAAATGCAGACGTTATGA
- a CDS encoding hydroxypyruvate isomerase family protein, whose translation MENISRRTAIKTFLAGGVALATTGIEAAAAAKKKTDVKEPLKGNVRHSVSKWCFGDYKLDEFCEICKHIGIESVELLDPVDWPIVQKHGLTVAMAQGAGLGIDRGFNDPALHDELVASYEKVIPMVADAGLTNLICFSGRRNGVTDLQGWENCEKGLKRLIPLAEKHKVVLTMELLNSVGHKDYLCDHTVWGAELCRRIGSPNFKLLYDIYHMQIMEGNIIENIRKYHPYFSHVHTGGSPGRAEIDETQELYYPAIIKALMETGYKGFVGQEFVPAQEDKIASLEKCIRICDV comes from the coding sequence ATGGAAAACATATCAAGAAGAACGGCTATCAAGACATTTTTAGCTGGAGGCGTGGCTTTGGCGACTACAGGTATCGAGGCGGCAGCCGCCGCGAAAAAGAAAACAGACGTGAAGGAACCCTTGAAAGGAAATGTCCGCCACTCCGTAAGTAAATGGTGTTTCGGCGATTATAAGCTGGATGAGTTCTGTGAGATCTGCAAGCATATAGGGATTGAATCCGTTGAGTTGCTGGACCCGGTAGATTGGCCGATCGTACAAAAACATGGCCTGACGGTGGCGATGGCGCAAGGGGCCGGGCTTGGAATAGATCGAGGTTTCAATGATCCGGCCTTGCATGACGAGTTGGTCGCCAGTTATGAGAAGGTGATCCCGATGGTGGCGGACGCTGGATTGACAAACTTGATTTGCTTCTCCGGCAGACGTAATGGCGTAACGGACTTGCAAGGCTGGGAGAACTGCGAGAAGGGGTTGAAGCGCCTTATCCCGTTAGCGGAGAAACACAAGGTCGTCTTGACCATGGAGCTTTTGAACAGTGTCGGTCATAAGGATTATCTGTGCGATCATACGGTTTGGGGTGCGGAGCTTTGTCGCCGTATCGGTTCCCCTAATTTTAAGTTACTATATGATATTTATCATATGCAGATCATGGAGGGGAATATCATCGAGAATATCCGGAAATACCATCCTTATTTCTCGCACGTACATACCGGTGGAAGTCCGGGCCGTGCCGAGATCGACGAGACGCAGGAACTTTATTATCCGGCTATCATCAAGGCTCTTATGGAGACAGGCTATAAAGGCTTCGTTGGGCAGGAGTTCGTCCCCGCCCAAGAAGACAAGATCGCTTCCTTGGAGAAGTGTATCCGTATCTGTGATGTATAG